One window of the Camelus dromedarius isolate mCamDro1 chromosome 15, mCamDro1.pat, whole genome shotgun sequence genome contains the following:
- the LOC105103575 gene encoding large ribosomal subunit protein eL29-like, giving the protein MAKWKCHITHNQCRKWHRNGIKNLQSQRYEPLKGVDPKFLRNMRFVKKHKRGLKTQANNTKAMSARAEAVKALRKPKEVKPKIPEGSSRDLSRLACTAHPKLRKRARVRIAKGLRLCRPKAKDEAQTKAAASAAAPAPKGAQAPTKAPEQRFSSTDVRIEGLV; this is encoded by the coding sequence ATGGCCAAGTGGAAATGCCACATCACACACAACCAGTGCCGAAAGTGGCACAGAAACGGCATCAAAAACCTCCAATCACAGCGATACGAACCTCTTAAGGGGGTGGACCCCAAGTTCCTGAGGAACATGCGCTTTGTCAAGAAGCACAAGAGGGGCCTGAAGACGCAGGCCAACAACACCAAGGCCATGAGTGCACGTGCTGAGGCTGTCAAGGCTCTCAGAAAGCCCAAGGAAGTCAAGCCCAAGATCCCAGAGGGCAGCAGCCGCGATCTCAGTCGACTTGCCTGCACTGCTCACCCCAAGCTCAGGAAACGTGCTCGTGTCCGCATCGCCAAGGGGCTCAGGCTCTGTCGGCCAAAGGCCAAGGACGAGGCTCAGACCAAGGCCGCAGCTTCAGCTGCAGCTCCGGCTCCCAAAGGCGCCCAGGCCCCTACAAAGGCTCCAGAACAGAGGTTTTCATCTACTGATGTAAGGATAGAAGGActggtgtga